The following DNA comes from Acholeplasma equirhinis.
TGAAGATACTAAAAGGAGAGATAAAATGAAAAATACTTATTTAAGTGAATTATATTTATATTTGAAAAAACAAAATGTTACAAAAGAAGATGTTTCAAAAGTCTTAGAAGATTATGATTTATTATATGAAGAAGCAAAAGATGCGGGTTTGACACACAATCAGATTGTAGAAAGATTAGGAACCCCAGAATCAATCTACAAAGGATTAAAAGGTGATTTAAATCACACAGATAAAGGATTAAATAAACTAACTGCAATTTCTCCATTTGTTGCATTAGTGATTTTCTTCCTTATTGGTAATTTAGTACCAGGTGGTTATCAATATAGTTGGATGGCATTCTTATTAATTCCAATTGTGGCAATACTAATTAATGTTGAAGGGTTAAATAAATTTGTTGCACTGATGCCTTTCTTATCAATTATTACATTTATGCTCGTTGGATTTACAACCGATCTTTGGCATCCAATGTGGTTAGTATTCTTATCTATTCCAATGGTAGCTATTACTTTAAATGTATCTGCTAAAGATGGTAAGTTTGTCGCATTAAGCCCATTTGTTGTAACAATTACGTATATTTTAATTAGTTACTTCAATCAATCATTCTTCGCATATGGCTATGCATTATATGCACTTGTTCCATTACTTGCAATCTTTACGCATAAACTAACAACATCTAGAGTTTTAACTGCACTACTCATCATTCTAGCTGTTATTGCACATCAAGTTTTATTCCACTTAACAACATATGGTCAAAATGCATATTTAGTTTATTTAGTTCCAGTTGCATTCGGTATTTTAACGAATCAAATTAAGATCTCTGTAAATGACTTAGATGTATGGAAAAAACATCCAATGCTTGCATTTAGTATTTTATTAGTCATCATGGCATATGGCCTTGTTGTCCTATTCTTTCCTGAATCAATCGCTTGGAGTTGGGTCATCTTACTTTTAATTCCAATGATGTCAATCTATGTTACAAACAAGTTTAAGTATTTAGTTGCATATACACCATTTATTGCACTGGCAGCATTTATCTTACTTGGAAACTTCGTTCCTGGTGCATGGCAATATGCTTGGACATTCTTCTTATTAATTCCAGTAACCGCAATTCTTACAAACAACGAAACATTTAAAAAATCAGATGAATAATATAAATGAGAGTTATACGAAAGTATAGCTCTCTTTTTTGTTATAATAACTTTATGGAGGTAAAACGATGATCGACCGCTATACAGATATTAAATTTAAAAAACTCTGGAGTGACCAAAATAAGTTTGAGACTTATTTAAAAGTAGAATTAGCAGCTAGCTTTGCACACCATAAGATTGGTTTATTTGATCAAGCAACTTTAGATAAACTTTCTAAAGCAAATTTTAATTTAAATAGAATTTATGA
Coding sequences within:
- a CDS encoding HAAS signaling domain-containing protein yields the protein MKNTYLSELYLYLKKQNVTKEDVSKVLEDYDLLYEEAKDAGLTHNQIVERLGTPESIYKGLKGDLNHTDKGLNKLTAISPFVALVIFFLIGNLVPGGYQYSWMAFLLIPIVAILINVEGLNKFVALMPFLSIITFMLVGFTTDLWHPMWLVFLSIPMVAITLNVSAKDGKFVALSPFVVTITYILISYFNQSFFAYGYALYALVPLLAIFTHKLTTSRVLTALLIILAVIAHQVLFHLTTYGQNAYLVYLVPVAFGILTNQIKISVNDLDVWKKHPMLAFSILLVIMAYGLVVLFFPESIAWSWVILLLIPMMSIYVTNKFKYLVAYTPFIALAAFILLGNFVPGAWQYAWTFFLLIPVTAILTNNETFKKSDE